AGGGTCTAAAGGATGGAGGATCCCATTAAAACATGATAAACAGTATGCTGGATGTATATGAAAAACCTTATGAATAATAGAATCGTCAGTGATAAAAGCTTAAAGGGTCAATTCCCCTCAGTGTGCAAACAACACCATTTCCTCCCCTCCCTTTCATTATACTGTCAAACTCCAGTCATGTCATTATAAAGTGTATTTTGTGGAAGTTTCCCTTCAGTCCTTCCCACTAGTCTCTATAATCTATAAAGGATGACAAAGgctttcacagaaaacacaaagactgtTTGACGGAGGATATCTACACCCAACCATAAAATCTCTCACTGCTGTTTTGGAGGAAATCAGCCGCTACTccagtctgtctgctgctgcacgcCTGACCTGAGCGGTTCCTGCTGACGTTCTCCTCGGCGGCCAGCGGACACGTGTCGCTCTGAGTGCTGTCCCGGTGCGAGTTGGTTTCCGATTTGCCGAACGAGGCGGAGTCGGTCGGGGCGTCCGGGTTGGGgttgtgcttcttcttcttcttgggcaGCTTCTGTTTCGCCATGGCCAGCGAGTAGTACATCCCAAAGTTATTGACGATGACGGGGACCGGCATGGCGATGGTCAGCACGCCGGCCAGCGCGCACAGAGCCCCCACCATCATGCCCAGCCACGTCTGAGGGTACATGTCTCCGTAGCCCAGCGTGGTCATGGTGACCACCGCCCACCAGAAGCTGATGGGGATGTTCTTGAAGTGCGTGTGGTTGGAGCCCGTCGGGTCGTTGGGCTGCGCCCCGATGCGCTCGGCGTAGTAAATCATGGTGGCGAAGATGAGAACGCCCAGCGCCAGGAAGATGATGAGCAGGAGGAACTCGTTGACGCTGGCCCTCAGGGTGTGGCCGAGCACCCGCAGGCCCACGAAGTGTCGCGTCAGCTTGAAGATCCGCAGGATCCGGACGAACCTCACCACGCGGAGGAAGCCCAGCACGTCGTTCGCCGCCTTTGAGGACAAACCTCTGAGGCCCATCTCCAGGTAGAACGGCAGAATGGCCACAAAGTCGATGATGTTGAGCGCATTTTTGACGAAGACCACTTTGTTCGGGCAGGAGACGATTCGCATCAGGAACTCGAAGGTGAACCAGACGACGCAGACGCCCTCCACCAGGGTGAGGATGGGCTTGGTCaccatctccctgctctccaccTCGCGTGTGACGTTGCCGTCGAAGACCACGTCCGTGCGGTTCTGCAGCTCGTTGAACGCCTCGTGGGTCTCCAGGCAGAAGGTGGTGATGGACACCAGGATGAAGAACAGCGACGCAAGCGCCACTCCctaaagcagacacacacagtcacggTTAACAAAGACAGGAAACGCCGCGTTTTCAAACTCCTTCAACTGGTTTGTGATCAACGTTGCgtttaatcacattttcagggtttttattcACACTCTACAGGAGCGACCATAAAAGGTACAACTGATACTTTAGAGAGCAGAAATGCCTCTGCAATGTTCAATTCCAGACTAAATAAATATGATAATATCCCCAAAAACATTTGCTTCTCAAAATCTAATCAAATAATTGGCACGAACACTTTAGCTCACAAAATGAAACCATTTTCATGCTGCCAGCGGAGCAACAAATTATCGAACTCTATCTTCTTTTTCCTGCTATTTCTGTGCCTCCTCATGACATCCAATTACCTCCCAGGAAATAATTAGGAGAGGTAGTCCTCCTCCACAACTCCAGCTTCAAGATTGCCAAAGAGAagatctcactttttttttttcttccttctttaatttgaaaaagCACTTTGTCTGCAGGAGAGTGACGACAATGTTCCCCGAGAAAACAGACCAATTTCAAACCAATTACTGGAGACCGAACAAGCTGAGACAAAACTGTGATTTCATTGATGTGGATTGTGTCAGACACAGGCAGCGGAGGGCGCTCACCACGAGCTCCAACCATCATTCAATGGAGAGAGTCCAGAAGAAGAGTCACAATAAACATAAGATTCATAaccacaaagagaaaaatgagcAAGAAGACAAAAATCTGAGAggtaaaaagaaggaaagatgTTTCATTAAACATGATATACACTgctccaaaaataaataaattaaggaAAGACTGAAATAATGCATCCTCGACCTCAGTGAATGAAATATTCCAGCTGAAAACCTTCATTCATCACACAGGAAAGTATTGAGAaccaaattaaagaaaaattatcCATGCAAATGTTAATTAACGTGCAACGTGTCCTCGGCGGACGGACCGAGACATCATGTCCCAGATGTGGACGAACAGGATTCAGGTCGGGGGAACGGGACGACCGCCGCACCAGCGTCTGGTCTCACAGTGGGTCACAGGATCTCGTCCCGGTACCTCCAGCAAGCACATGGAGAGAAATCCCCCCCAACACACCATTAGTGACCAAACAAGGACGTTGCAGGCAGCAGAACGTTCTCCACGGCGTCTCCAGACTCTGTCACGTCTGTCACATGTGGTCAGGGTGAAGATACTCTCCTCCACGAAGAGCAGATCTGCCAATCTAGATGTTCTCCAGCAAATGCTAATGACCGTGGCACACTGGAGTCAGGTTCTGACAGTCTGAGTAGAAACATGCATATTAGTGGCCTGCTGGGGGTCATTTTCAGGGCTCTGGCCGAGCGCCACCTGTCCCTGTTTGCAGGGGCCGGTGCCGCAGCTGGGTTGTTGCCCTCCTACGTCACCCACACATCCTGCTTCCTAACTGGACAGGCTGATTTCACAGAAGTGTGACTGACTTGTAGTTACATTGTGTTGTTTCGGtgttcactctttttttttttttttttttttgcagtgtatccACTGATTTCCATACCTGCTTTGTTCAAACCATTAATATTGCCAGTGTGATGCATTAGCACCAACCAAACCACTGTCCCAcataatgcaaaaataaaacaaatgaattaaaaGCCGAGCGACATGAGGGACTTTTACAGCTCCTGAGAGGTGAACTCAACAATGTGGCTCAGAGACACTGGATTAATCCAGCCGGATGGCtcgtcctgtgtgtgtttgtttacactgtGCGCTCACTTCAACTCaatctgtcttcattgtttACTAAAGCCTGGGCAAATTGTAATATCACTCCAACCTTTCTAATCTTGCAGCTGGATAAATATGTACCTGCAACCTGCATGCATCGAGCCATTTCCCCTTCGGGGAATCTCATTCAGCCTGATCATGTTTTTAATCTGAGATGAGACCAAAAACAAGGCACGAAGGACCCCAAGggaaaaatgtttcaataacgtgtaaaataaataaaacctgctAATGGAGTTTTAGAAAGCTTACAGGCTGTTTGCAGCTAGTaataaaacccacaaaaactaaaaacaaaagccTTTAATACATATACATTCTTGATATGCCTTGGTATCAGTGTTCTGTATTAACACGGCAGTGCAGCTGTCCGCCATGACAACCTGCGCCGGCGTTCTCCCAGCTGAGGTTTGAGGCTTTCACAGCTCAAGTCCCCCGAGCACACAGGAAGGTGAAGCCCCGACTCTGTCCCAAGAGGATCAGCCAGTTCCCACTGCTGCACAGAGACAACGGACGGCTCAGAACGCTCATAAACACCTCCGAACATCCCCGAACATCTTCAACCCATGAAATGTCCCCAAACGTCCCCGAACATCACCGCCTGAGCATCACAACTCCTCCAAACCTAAAGTACTTTAgaaatgctttaaaaagaaatgaagtaAAATTCAGCATAAAATCCCAGACAGATTTCATTCTGATCTTATTCAGGAGAAAAATCTGcagaaaggagcagataaacaagAGGCAGGGGAGAATTAAGGCAGTCTCGACAGAACGGCACAGCTCAGGCTCTCTTGCACCACTTCAATTTCCAATGTCAATAAATCAGAAGCAACCCCAGCATTTGGTGAGCCCTCTCTGGACTTCCACTCCTCATTGTAGGCTCTTGTTGCACAACGCTCTGCATAATAACTTCagtgctgcagctctgaatgCACATCATTGAAAAACGGTCACAGAAAGACGAGTGAATATTATTTTCAGCCTCATGAATACAACTGGAGCCAGTAATGCAAATGAAACACAGTAGTTTCGGTatcaataaactgaaaaataaccCACTTGTTAGACAGCAAATCTGACTGAAAGGAGACGAAAGGCTGCAGCCAtagagggtttttctttttttccccctttttccgAGCAGACTGTGCAAACGAGCTATCTCTGTGACACAAAAGCTTTGCTAATCACTTCCTTTCATCTGCCAGCAGGAAGCTATGGAGAGGATGTAAcatgtggggtgtgtgtgtgtgtgtgttagcccCCCAGCTACACCTCGAAGCCTGCAACCAGCTGGTCGCTCAAAGCCTCGTCTTCAAGACGGGAGTCGGCTCCACGAAACGCAAAATCCAGCCAGCGCTGCCTCCGGATCCAGACCTCCAGAACCAGCTGAAAGGTCTGCAGCGATCTGAGCTACTGTAGcttctgttttcaaaacattttcagactcAGAAGGATCCCAGCATTGACAGAAGACCTGATAGCTCCTCACACACCGCCTGCAGACCAGCAGGGTAAAAATACTCCACAATGAATAATATTTGATGTCTGACGGTTCCATAAAAGTTCAATTACCTAGTCATAAATTCTTAAAATCACATCTCCCATGCCTCCCTCGCTGAACATCCCATGAATATGGAAATGCTCGAAACAAAATCACCTGAGTCTGGACGAGACTTCAAACATTAAAACTGTCCAGATACTGAGTCGTCTTTCAGCGTTTATTACTTTTTATATGCGCCTCCAACAGGTCTTAGGTTTACAGAATTTAATATTTACATCTGCTTGAGGACGACCggctcctgtttttttgttcctcctGACTGGAGCGGAGATGAATTCCCTGCCATAAATAATGGATCGCAGCTCTAAGAGCAGACGGATTTACAACCTCCGCACCAACTTTAAACACTTCTGTCATTGAATTAGCGATGACTCACTCATAATCCCGTTTCAGTTCGACTACACAGCTGATGATGGCGGGAATTAAATCATCTGTCTGGCGGTCAgctaggattttttttttttttcacgccgTCTGAGCAAGAGAAGATGAAATAAAGCTCACATCTGACTGGATGTGATCATCTGTATTTCAAATAACGTTCAAGCACTCATGAAAGGCACATCTACACATCTTTATCAGTATTACACTTCTATTGAATTTAAAAAGTGTTGTGTTTCAAGCATCTGAAGATACAGTCAGAGAGACTTTAGCAAAATGTgagcagctctgctgtttgGAAACCTGTGATGATCGGAACAGATCCACACTGCAGCTGAACAGAGGCAGAAGCCTGCAGCACCTCTGAGAGGAAGGTCAAGAATCATCTGTTCTTCTCATAGAAGACTGGACGTGAGCTCCTGACAGTAACACGGCACATCCTCAGCCGACACCTGTCTGAACGCGCAGGAGCTGCTCcgacgtcccccccccccccggtctgtTTATACAGCCACCGTCCGTGAGCTTTTTACGACTGTGAGTTCCCGTCTCGGGTCAATAAATACGGTGGCACTAAAATGTGTCTGCACATGTTATTTCAGGCCAATCACAGTGAAAGCAACAATACCATGTGTCCACGTGAGAAGTGGAAACTAAACACAGGCGCAGGGTTGGGACGATCGCCATCGCGTCTCTGTGCAGCCGAAGTGTGTTTCCACGTTGGTCTGCTGGGAAAGACCAGACCCAAGCAAACAGCAACAGAGTCTATtactgctctcctcctgctccagtgTTTGACTGACCTCCTGATCGTTCCGACCTGCTGCTACGCTTCAGTGTAATCTTCCTGCATGAATCACGATACAAATCAGACCAGCTCCGTTTCCACTACTGCGAGAGTCAGCCGTCGCCCTCGCCGTGTCTGGGTGCGCTGATCCAGCTGCACAAACAGGCTAAGACAGATTAATAAATATAGTTTTCAACAGAACGTcgtgaattaaagaaaatttgCTACCATTTCAACTAGTCAATTTAGTTCTCAGTCCTCCTTGTGCGATTGAACCGGTGGCCAAAAACCAAgcagaggtcggaggtcagaggtaGGAGATCCCTGGTGGGATCGAGATCAGATCAGGAGGCAGAGAAACACGGCGAGCGACAGGCGGCGAGccgtgcagcagctggagagtcGCGCCGCGGTCGTCCCCCCCAGCTGTTCGGCATCACACCCTGCTGTCACAGGGACGCCGCAGACGAGCCGTCAGCGCCGTCAGCAGCTGCTGAGCGATCAGAAGCAGTGGCGGCTCAAGTTTTTCTTAGAACTCACGTCACACTGATTTATGGCTCGGAGTCGCTCCACCTGAGGACGGGGCCATTAATCTGCGGCGCTTAAGCCCCTCTCTCCTGAGGTTTCATTATCATTTATATTTCATGGATTCACAGGACCAAAAATATCAGGCAGTATTGGTTGGAAACCTCATGGATTACACTCAAGAAAACAAGACGGTTCAGATGAAGAAGGAACTTCAGAGGTGCAGTTTTGTTCatctgtcagctgggatcagtgaAAAAGAGGAGGTCCAGTATCGTAAAGACCAGGTGTTGACTAATTCCTAGCTAGGATGCACACACTTAACCAGAGATACTGATACAAGGTATAGGAGTACAATATTATGACATTTTATGCATTCAGAGAGTCTGAATGACACGGGATAATCCTAAACACAAAATCTGTGGAAACAGATTCTCCACAAATGACCTGGAAGAGGCCACATGTGCAGGTTTATGTATTGGTCTCAatataaaagtgtttttcttttgtggaaATAGTTTTCCAGTGGAAACTGTTTTGCTGGGCTGTGGtgcttgaagccactgaaaacacaactctttgGAAACGGCTGCTGAGGTGGATCTTTTTGGAAATGCTTTTTGGCAACGTGTAAACAAGGAGAAACTGAACTTTCTGGAAACGATTGGACTCAAATActgcagttcttctgcacatgctcaagTAGATGCACAATAACAGCTATGGCAGCCTCCAAAGTGTCTTTGTTATTGCTTTTGGCACCTTGTTCTCTGTGCATTTGTGTTACCAGTAACTCAGATACTAAATCCATATCTAACAGATCTTCACTCTatcttaaaaatgtattttcaaagcCAATTATCATTCaactttttgtttaaaaaatacagaCTTACAGATCAACCGTGTcataaataatcaaaacccTCGATATCAGATGTACACATCCATCAGGTTGAAAGAGGGGAACACAACACAACTCTTTCTAATTTCATTTGATGGATTTCTACACTGATGAGTCTGCTACTGCAGCTGAATGCACACGACACAACTGTTTGGTTCATCTCaacttttttcttcaataaagGTAAAAATTGCATTTACAAACAGCAAGCCACATCACCGATAATTGCTCTGAACAATGTGGAAGAAAAATGTTATTAACCAGTAATGTGCATgcattgatttgtgtgtgtgtgtgtagagtttttgtgaaaaactgAACTATTTTCAGCTGCAGGGCTTTAAGCTCTGCAGaataaacacataatcacacCGGATTACGTCCTTCCTTCGCTGAGATTCCACGTCTCCTCTGACGAGAGAAGAATCAAACCCTGTGTCTGATTCACAGAGCGGCAGGAGGGAGCGATACGACGGTGAGAGTCGGCGGATTTCACAAAAAtcgtttgttttctgtttcaccaAGATGACAACAGGTTTTAAATAACTTCACTTGTTTTATAAAGTTAATGTTTTACATGGTTTACCAGACATAAATTGATCCGGTTTAATATTTACAACAATGTATCGAAACCCTTTCCAAGATTCACGGCCTAGttgacacagtgtgtgtgaactgtgagaTGAAAATTAACCAGGAAACTTAGTACAAGTGAGGATATGTTAAACTTTTAGAAAGTTTCAAGTACTTCAGAAATCCTCCATCGGTCAATCTGCTAATCTCCCAACAAAGATTAAT
The DNA window shown above is from Salarias fasciatus chromosome 20, fSalaFa1.1, whole genome shotgun sequence and carries:
- the kcnc4 gene encoding voltage-gated potassium channel KCNC4; amino-acid sequence: MISSVCVSSYRGRKSGNKPPSKACLKEDMARGEDSDKIIINVGGTRHETYKSTLRTLPGTRLAWLADPDPQVSSDASAAPPPSSEFFFDRHPGIFAYVLNYYRTGKLHCPADVCGPLFEEELAFWGIDETDVEPCCWMTYRQHRDAEEALEIFEPPDPDDADDDREVPRRFGIEDCPDRSRGCCQVWQPKVWALFDDPYSSRAARGVALASLFFILVSITTFCLETHEAFNELQNRTDVVFDGNVTREVESREMVTKPILTLVEGVCVVWFTFEFLMRIVSCPNKVVFVKNALNIIDFVAILPFYLEMGLRGLSSKAANDVLGFLRVVRFVRILRIFKLTRHFVGLRVLGHTLRASVNEFLLLIIFLALGVLIFATMIYYAERIGAQPNDPTGSNHTHFKNIPISFWWAVVTMTTLGYGDMYPQTWLGMMVGALCALAGVLTIAMPVPVIVNNFGMYYSLAMAKQKLPKKKKKHNPNPDAPTDSASFGKSETNSHRDSTQSDTCPLAAEENVSRNRSDSKQNGDANVALSEEEGCSLTQPLSPSEKWSLRCSRGRDKSKKEGTCFLLTSGDPNVHSESCKDILAATGNYAQPEVTTLT